A genomic window from Paramormyrops kingsleyae isolate MSU_618 chromosome 23, PKINGS_0.4, whole genome shotgun sequence includes:
- the LOC140581890 gene encoding speedy protein A-like isoform X1 yields the protein MARCAHFRHQHLIQQEAQDPSRQDCSGPEQQEESIVMEQQEMAAFFTLLDDDLIQDFLCMDSCYKMTDKYLLAMTFVYFRRAHFTPSEQTRMNFFIALYLANMMEEEEMGTRFEIFPWALGETWTSQFPTFLKKKDQLWARMEYRTAVSSRCCEEVMAIVPSHSLWKRERPEHHSGAQRHYDREGLQRPRGPSAAPIACTLCDRRTVQTQEPCASEHAGSPESSAQGGEAEEDGALVRINEERRGSKRTRDGQLKDHSCCPDPLEGPSHPDPRGRPQDLGFPSGAHVGALVPGWIIVQPGFYMIQPHFWIPASWPGLPAPQP from the exons ATGGCGAGGTGCGCGCACTTCAGGCACCAGCACCTCATTCAGCAGGAGGCACAAGATCCATCCAGGCAAGACTGCAGCGGCCCGGAGCAGCAGGAGGAATCCATCGTCATGGAGCAGCAGGAAATGGCTGCTTTCTTCACACTGCTAG ATGATGATCTGATCCAGGATTTCCTCTGCATGGACTCCTGCTATAAGATGACTGACAAG TACCTGCTGGCGATGACCTTCGTCTACTTCAGGAGAGCTCACTTCACTCCTAGTGAGCAGACGAGGATGAACTTCTTCATCGCCCT CTATCTTGCTAACAtgatggaggaggaagagatgggAACCAGGTTCGAGATCTTCCCCTGGGCCTTGGGTGAAACCTGGACAAGTCAGTTTCCCACCTTCCTGAAGAAGAAGGACCAGCTCTGGGCACGGATGGAGTACAGGACTGCTGTCAGCTCCCGCTGCTGTGAGGAG GTGATGGCCATCGTACCCTCCCACTCTCTGTGGAAGCGGGAGCGCCCCGAACATCACAGCGGGGCTCAGCGGCACTACGACAGAGAGGGCCTTCAGCGGCCCCGGGGCCCATCTGCTGCACCCATCGCCTGCACGCTCTGCGACAGGAGGACCGTCCAGACCCAGGAACCTTGTGCTTCTGAGCACGCAGGGAGCCCAGAGT CCAGCGCACAAGGCGGAGAAGCAGAAGAGGATGGAGCCCTGGTCCGGATCAATGAAGA AAGAAGAGGCTCAAAGAGAACACGGGATGGACAGCTGAAGGACCACAGTTGCTGCCCAGATCCACTGGAAGGTCCAAGTCATCCTGACCCTAGAGGAAGGCCGCAGGACCTTGGATTTCCCTCTGGGG CACACGTTGGAGCCCTCGTTCCAGGTTGGATCATCGTGCAGCCGGGATTTTATATGATACAG CCCCATTTCTGGATCCCTGCTTCCTGGCCTGGGCTTCCAGCTCCTCAACCGTGA
- the LOC140581885 gene encoding speedy protein A-like isoform X1 translates to MARCAHFRRQHLIQQEAQDPSRQDCSGPEQQEESIVMEQQEMAAFFTLLDDDLIQDFLCMDSCYKMTDKYLLAMTFIYFRRAHFTPSEQTRMNFFIALYLANMMEEEEMGTRFEIFPWALGETWTSQFPTFLKKKDQLWARMEYRTAVSSRCCEEVMAIVPSHSLWKRERPEHHSGAQRHYDREGLQRPRGPSAAPIACTLCDRRTIQTQEPCASEHAGSPESSAQGGEAEEDGALVWINEERRGSKRTRDGQLKDHSCCPDPLEGPSHPDPRGRPQDLGFPSGAHVGALVPGWIVVQPGFYIIQPHFWIPASWPGLPAPQP, encoded by the exons ATGGCGAGGTGCGCGCACTTCAGGCGCCAGCACCTCATTCAGCAGGAGGCACAAGATCCATCCAGGCAAGACTGCAGCGGCCCGGAGCAGCAGGAGGAATCCATCGTCATGGAGCAGCAGGAAATGGCTGCTTTCTTCACACTGCTAG ATGATGATCTGATCCAGGATTTCCTCTGCATGGACTCCTGCTATAAGATGACTGACAAG TACCTGCTGGCGATGACGTTCATCTACTTCAGGAGAGCTCACTTCACTCCTAGTGAGCAGACGAGGATGAACTTCTTCATCGCCCT CTATCTTGCTAACAtgatggaggaggaagagatgggAACCAGGTTTGAGATATTCCCCTGGGCCTTGGGTGAAACCTGGACAAGTCAGTTTCCCACCTTCCTGAAGAAGAAGGACCAGCTCTGGGCACGGATGGAGTACAGGACTGCTGTCAGCTCCCGCTGCTGTGAGGAG GTGATGGCCATCGTACCCTCCCACTCTCTGTGGAAGCGGGAGCGCCCCGAACATCACAGCGGGGCTCAGCGTCACTACGATAGAGAGGGCCTTCAGCGGCCCCGGGGCCCATCTGCTGCACCCATCGCCTGCACGCTCTGCGACAGGAGGACCATCCAGACCCAGGAACCTTGTGCTTCTGAGCACGCAGGGAGCCCAGAGT CCAGCGCACAAGGCGGAGAAGCAGAAGAGGATGGAGCCCTGGTCTGGATCAATGAAGA AAGAAGAGGCTCAAAGAGAACACGGGATGGACAGCTGAAGGACCACAGTTGCTGCCCAGATCCACTGGAAGGTCCAAGTCATCCTGACCCTAGAGGAAGGCCGCAGGACCTTGGATTTCCCTCTGGGG CACACGTTGGAGCCCTCGTTCCAGGTTGGATCGTCGTGCAGCCGGGATTTTATATAATACAG CCCCATTTCTGGATCCCTGCTTCCTGGCCTGGGCTTCCAGCTCCTCAACCGTGA
- the LOC140581885 gene encoding speedy protein A-like isoform X2, giving the protein MARCAHFRRQHLIQQEAQDPSRQDCSGPEQQEESIVMEQQEMAAFFTLLDDDLIQDFLCMDSCYKMTDKYLLAMTFIYFRRAHFTPSEQTRMNFFIALYLANMMEEEEMGTRFEIFPWALGETWTSQFPTFLKKKDQLWARMEYRTAVSSRCCEEVMAIVPSHSLWKRERPEHHSGAQRHYDREGLQRPRGPSAAPIACTLCDRRTIQTQEPCASEHAGSPESSAQGGEAEEDGALVWINEERGSKRTRDGQLKDHSCCPDPLEGPSHPDPRGRPQDLGFPSGAHVGALVPGWIVVQPGFYIIQPHFWIPASWPGLPAPQP; this is encoded by the exons ATGGCGAGGTGCGCGCACTTCAGGCGCCAGCACCTCATTCAGCAGGAGGCACAAGATCCATCCAGGCAAGACTGCAGCGGCCCGGAGCAGCAGGAGGAATCCATCGTCATGGAGCAGCAGGAAATGGCTGCTTTCTTCACACTGCTAG ATGATGATCTGATCCAGGATTTCCTCTGCATGGACTCCTGCTATAAGATGACTGACAAG TACCTGCTGGCGATGACGTTCATCTACTTCAGGAGAGCTCACTTCACTCCTAGTGAGCAGACGAGGATGAACTTCTTCATCGCCCT CTATCTTGCTAACAtgatggaggaggaagagatgggAACCAGGTTTGAGATATTCCCCTGGGCCTTGGGTGAAACCTGGACAAGTCAGTTTCCCACCTTCCTGAAGAAGAAGGACCAGCTCTGGGCACGGATGGAGTACAGGACTGCTGTCAGCTCCCGCTGCTGTGAGGAG GTGATGGCCATCGTACCCTCCCACTCTCTGTGGAAGCGGGAGCGCCCCGAACATCACAGCGGGGCTCAGCGTCACTACGATAGAGAGGGCCTTCAGCGGCCCCGGGGCCCATCTGCTGCACCCATCGCCTGCACGCTCTGCGACAGGAGGACCATCCAGACCCAGGAACCTTGTGCTTCTGAGCACGCAGGGAGCCCAGAGT CCAGCGCACAAGGCGGAGAAGCAGAAGAGGATGGAGCCCTGGTCTGGATCAATGAAGA AAGAGGCTCAAAGAGAACACGGGATGGACAGCTGAAGGACCACAGTTGCTGCCCAGATCCACTGGAAGGTCCAAGTCATCCTGACCCTAGAGGAAGGCCGCAGGACCTTGGATTTCCCTCTGGGG CACACGTTGGAGCCCTCGTTCCAGGTTGGATCGTCGTGCAGCCGGGATTTTATATAATACAG CCCCATTTCTGGATCCCTGCTTCCTGGCCTGGGCTTCCAGCTCCTCAACCGTGA
- the LOC140581890 gene encoding speedy protein A-like isoform X2 → MARCAHFRHQHLIQQEAQDPSRQDCSGPEQQEESIVMEQQEMAAFFTLLDDDLIQDFLCMDSCYKMTDKYLLAMTFVYFRRAHFTPSEQTRMNFFIALYLANMMEEEEMGTRFEIFPWALGETWTSQFPTFLKKKDQLWARMEYRTAVSSRCCEEVMAIVPSHSLWKRERPEHHSGAQRHYDREGLQRPRGPSAAPIACTLCDRRTVQTQEPCASEHAGSPESSAQGGEAEEDGALVRINEERGSKRTRDGQLKDHSCCPDPLEGPSHPDPRGRPQDLGFPSGAHVGALVPGWIIVQPGFYMIQPHFWIPASWPGLPAPQP, encoded by the exons ATGGCGAGGTGCGCGCACTTCAGGCACCAGCACCTCATTCAGCAGGAGGCACAAGATCCATCCAGGCAAGACTGCAGCGGCCCGGAGCAGCAGGAGGAATCCATCGTCATGGAGCAGCAGGAAATGGCTGCTTTCTTCACACTGCTAG ATGATGATCTGATCCAGGATTTCCTCTGCATGGACTCCTGCTATAAGATGACTGACAAG TACCTGCTGGCGATGACCTTCGTCTACTTCAGGAGAGCTCACTTCACTCCTAGTGAGCAGACGAGGATGAACTTCTTCATCGCCCT CTATCTTGCTAACAtgatggaggaggaagagatgggAACCAGGTTCGAGATCTTCCCCTGGGCCTTGGGTGAAACCTGGACAAGTCAGTTTCCCACCTTCCTGAAGAAGAAGGACCAGCTCTGGGCACGGATGGAGTACAGGACTGCTGTCAGCTCCCGCTGCTGTGAGGAG GTGATGGCCATCGTACCCTCCCACTCTCTGTGGAAGCGGGAGCGCCCCGAACATCACAGCGGGGCTCAGCGGCACTACGACAGAGAGGGCCTTCAGCGGCCCCGGGGCCCATCTGCTGCACCCATCGCCTGCACGCTCTGCGACAGGAGGACCGTCCAGACCCAGGAACCTTGTGCTTCTGAGCACGCAGGGAGCCCAGAGT CCAGCGCACAAGGCGGAGAAGCAGAAGAGGATGGAGCCCTGGTCCGGATCAATGAAGA AAGAGGCTCAAAGAGAACACGGGATGGACAGCTGAAGGACCACAGTTGCTGCCCAGATCCACTGGAAGGTCCAAGTCATCCTGACCCTAGAGGAAGGCCGCAGGACCTTGGATTTCCCTCTGGGG CACACGTTGGAGCCCTCGTTCCAGGTTGGATCATCGTGCAGCCGGGATTTTATATGATACAG CCCCATTTCTGGATCCCTGCTTCCTGGCCTGGGCTTCCAGCTCCTCAACCGTGA